A region from the Hyalangium gracile genome encodes:
- a CDS encoding serine/threonine-protein kinase has translation MAENGPQPQVFGKYVLLSKLAAGGMAVTYRARLTGAAGVTKPCVIKQILPHFADDPDFVEMFVSEARVAAGLSHGNIAQVFDFGEVNGQYFIALELVHGQPLSKVLRRAAKEGMGLFPIPLALHIVSKLCDGLDYAHRHVGEDGQPLGLVHRDVSPDNVLISYEGEVKVIDFGIAKATSVVEQKTSPGVVKGKYPYFSPEQAQGRQDLDSRTDVYAAGVVLYEAVCGKRPYEGEFVAVLPRILAGDYTPPSEVNPAVSPELEDIITRALALRREDRFQTAKALSEALVELLYRDNPRFTPSLLSQLVAHLFAEELSAEGRKVELPPTFADQLSAWQSAGPASSPGRTRTPSGGGARSAGSSSRPSSPGRSTGSRGALSSGGGKAPSEGGARPQSAGGPRVNTTGIRRVSSSGAGGPRRVTNPGMPTTGSRRQLTGERPNLPEAPPRFLKEESTPPHGLPSLAMPVDAPIDEGNEPTGPVAEEAGHTAVAEPATRVSPQRPPKENNDHLAAVRAAKAKEEAERNERTQKLVRNISLGIFGVVVVLILVLVLRPKPEEPPPPSTTIWVTSTPSGATVKLNGKDVRGKTPLFVDGFTIGEANTLVLTLPDHLAWTKRFTPSGNNDPPMHADLKRAVVEEPPPTPPVATPVVDAADGGTDGGTSVAAAPAPEEEKKELDFNEVMYPARLLVLRTAFNAVPIPEYETATIELSPGASYTVRTQGGAAYTERGPTSSSLAYFLEGDMPVDDSFGVITSSPRTIKGARRMHVFAIDETPLSDNRGTVRVEFSESKYRPPRFLTFDAQKHALWLKREHQVWLHGLNPKSTYLFTVRDAFAELRRDAKGRVHRALCIDHDANRATSRPTYRLLETGKRYQLSGLETLRCTFPDTRLTDNEGALEVDLVDITNMTRKEREEYIRSSRR, from the coding sequence TTGGCGGAAAACGGCCCCCAGCCTCAGGTTTTTGGCAAGTACGTCCTGCTGTCCAAGCTCGCCGCGGGCGGCATGGCCGTCACCTACCGCGCGCGACTGACGGGCGCGGCGGGCGTGACGAAGCCGTGCGTCATCAAGCAGATCCTCCCCCACTTCGCCGACGACCCGGACTTCGTGGAGATGTTCGTCAGCGAGGCGCGGGTGGCCGCGGGCCTGAGCCACGGCAACATCGCCCAGGTCTTCGACTTCGGCGAGGTGAATGGCCAGTACTTCATCGCCCTGGAGCTCGTCCACGGACAGCCCCTGTCCAAGGTGCTGCGCCGCGCCGCCAAGGAGGGCATGGGCTTGTTCCCCATCCCCCTGGCGCTGCACATCGTCAGCAAGCTGTGCGACGGGCTGGACTACGCCCACCGCCACGTGGGCGAGGACGGACAGCCGCTGGGCCTGGTCCACCGGGACGTGTCCCCGGACAACGTCCTCATCTCCTATGAGGGCGAGGTCAAGGTCATCGACTTCGGCATCGCCAAGGCCACCAGCGTCGTGGAGCAGAAGACGTCTCCGGGCGTGGTGAAGGGCAAGTACCCCTACTTCTCCCCGGAGCAGGCCCAGGGCCGGCAGGACCTGGACTCGCGCACGGACGTGTACGCCGCGGGCGTGGTGCTCTACGAGGCGGTGTGCGGCAAGCGCCCCTATGAGGGCGAGTTCGTCGCCGTGCTGCCGCGCATCCTCGCCGGGGACTACACGCCTCCGTCCGAGGTGAACCCCGCCGTCAGCCCGGAGCTGGAGGACATCATCACCCGGGCCCTGGCGCTGCGGCGCGAGGACCGCTTCCAGACCGCCAAGGCGCTCAGCGAGGCGCTGGTGGAGCTGCTGTACCGGGACAACCCGCGCTTCACCCCGTCCCTGCTCTCGCAGCTCGTGGCGCACCTGTTCGCCGAGGAGCTGAGCGCCGAGGGCCGCAAGGTGGAGCTGCCGCCCACCTTCGCCGATCAGCTCTCCGCGTGGCAGAGCGCTGGCCCCGCCTCCTCGCCTGGCCGCACCCGGACGCCCTCGGGCGGCGGAGCGCGCAGCGCGGGCAGCAGCAGCCGGCCCTCCTCTCCGGGGCGCTCGACGGGCAGCCGCGGCGCGCTGTCCTCGGGGGGCGGCAAGGCCCCGAGTGAAGGGGGCGCGCGTCCGCAGAGCGCGGGCGGGCCCCGGGTCAACACCACCGGCATCCGCCGGGTGTCCTCGAGCGGCGCGGGAGGCCCCAGGCGCGTCACCAACCCGGGCATGCCCACGACGGGCTCGCGCCGGCAGCTCACCGGCGAGCGCCCCAACCTCCCGGAAGCCCCGCCGCGCTTCCTCAAGGAGGAGTCCACGCCTCCCCACGGCCTGCCCTCGCTGGCCATGCCGGTGGACGCTCCGATCGACGAGGGCAACGAGCCGACCGGGCCCGTGGCGGAGGAGGCCGGCCACACCGCGGTCGCCGAGCCCGCCACCCGGGTCTCCCCCCAGCGCCCCCCCAAGGAGAACAACGACCACCTGGCCGCCGTGAGGGCCGCCAAGGCCAAGGAAGAGGCCGAGCGCAACGAGCGCACCCAGAAGCTGGTGCGCAACATCAGCCTGGGCATCTTCGGGGTGGTCGTCGTCCTGATCCTCGTCCTGGTGCTGCGCCCCAAGCCCGAGGAGCCCCCTCCGCCCAGCACGACGATCTGGGTCACCTCCACGCCCTCGGGCGCCACGGTGAAGCTCAACGGGAAGGACGTGCGCGGCAAGACGCCGCTGTTCGTCGACGGCTTCACCATCGGCGAGGCCAACACGCTCGTCCTCACCCTGCCCGACCACCTGGCATGGACCAAGCGCTTCACCCCCTCGGGCAACAATGATCCGCCCATGCACGCGGACCTGAAGCGCGCCGTGGTGGAGGAGCCTCCGCCCACGCCGCCCGTCGCCACCCCGGTGGTGGACGCCGCGGACGGCGGCACGGATGGCGGAACCTCGGTCGCCGCGGCGCCCGCTCCGGAGGAAGAGAAGAAGGAGCTCGACTTCAACGAAGTCATGTACCCGGCGCGCCTGCTGGTGCTGCGCACGGCCTTCAACGCCGTGCCCATCCCCGAATACGAGACGGCCACCATCGAGCTGAGCCCGGGCGCCTCCTACACCGTGCGCACCCAGGGAGGCGCGGCGTACACGGAGCGCGGCCCCACCTCCAGCTCCCTCGCCTACTTCCTGGAGGGGGACATGCCGGTGGATGACTCCTTCGGCGTCATCACCAGCTCCCCGCGCACCATCAAGGGCGCGCGGCGCATGCACGTCTTCGCCATCGACGAGACGCCGCTGAGCGACAACCGCGGCACCGTCCGCGTCGAGTTCAGCGAGTCCAAGTACAGGCCCCCGCGCTTCCTCACCTTCGATGCGCAGAAGCACGCGCTCTGGCTCAAGCGCGAGCACCAGGTGTGGCTGCACGGGCTCAACCCGAAGTCCACCTACCTCTTCACCGTGCGAGACGCCTTCGCCGAGCTGCGCCGGGACGCCAAGGGCCGCGTCCACCGCGCCCTGTGCATCGACCACGACGCGAACCGCGCCACCTCGCGCCCCACCTACCGCCTCCTCGAGACGGGCAAGCGCTACCAGCTCTCCGGCCTGGAGACGCTGCGCTGCACCTTCCCCGACACCAGGCTGACGGACAACGAGGGCGCGCTCGAGGTGGATCTCGTGGACATCACGAACATGACGCGCAAGGAGCGCGAGGAGTACATCCGCAGCAGCCGCCGCTGA
- a CDS encoding acyl-CoA dehydrogenase family protein has protein sequence MIDALARIISEVIEPQAFAVDQNGMFPRAAVEAMGREGVLGMMSAKGVGGSGQGLRAASWVVEQVSANCGSTGMVLCMHFCATAVIEQHGPWALRQEIAAGRHLTTLAFSEMGSRSHLWAPLSTAVLSAGSDTVRLDADKSWATSAGQVDSYVWSSKPLAASGLSTLWLVPGKASGLTYPKPFDGLGLRGNASSRIEARNVVIPRSAMLGTDGGGLDIMMGIVLPHFQVLTASCYLGIMDAATKKAAAHVARTPLEHLGEKLADLPTIRAYLARMRLKTDMVRGLLRDTLDALEEGREDAQLRVLEVKAAAGELVAEVTELAMRICGGAAFRKEVGLERHFRDARAATVMSPTTDLLYDFIGKAAAGLPLFE, from the coding sequence ATGATCGACGCACTGGCTCGCATCATCTCGGAGGTCATCGAGCCCCAGGCCTTCGCCGTCGATCAGAACGGCATGTTCCCCCGGGCGGCCGTGGAGGCGATGGGGCGTGAGGGCGTGCTCGGGATGATGAGCGCCAAGGGCGTGGGCGGCTCGGGGCAGGGGCTGCGGGCGGCCTCGTGGGTGGTGGAGCAGGTGAGCGCGAACTGCGGCTCCACCGGCATGGTGCTGTGCATGCACTTCTGCGCCACGGCCGTCATCGAGCAGCACGGGCCGTGGGCGCTGCGGCAGGAGATCGCCGCGGGGCGGCACCTGACGACGCTGGCGTTCTCCGAGATGGGCTCGCGCAGCCACCTCTGGGCGCCCCTGAGCACGGCGGTGCTCTCGGCCGGGAGCGACACGGTGCGCCTGGACGCGGACAAGAGCTGGGCCACCTCGGCGGGCCAGGTGGACAGCTACGTCTGGTCCAGCAAGCCGCTGGCCGCCAGCGGACTGAGCACGCTCTGGCTGGTGCCGGGCAAGGCCTCCGGGCTGACGTACCCCAAGCCCTTCGACGGCCTGGGCCTGCGCGGCAACGCCTCCAGCCGCATCGAGGCGCGCAACGTCGTCATCCCCCGCTCGGCGATGCTGGGGACGGATGGGGGCGGGCTCGACATCATGATGGGCATCGTCCTGCCCCACTTCCAGGTGCTCACCGCCAGCTGCTACCTGGGCATCATGGACGCGGCGACGAAGAAGGCCGCGGCGCACGTGGCGAGGACGCCCCTGGAGCACCTGGGCGAGAAGCTGGCGGACCTGCCCACCATCCGGGCGTACCTGGCGCGCATGCGCCTGAAGACGGACATGGTGCGCGGGCTGCTGCGAGACACGCTGGACGCGCTCGAGGAGGGGCGCGAGGACGCCCAGCTGCGCGTGCTGGAGGTGAAGGCGGCGGCGGGCGAGCTGGTCGCCGAGGTGACGGAGCTGGCCATGCGCATCTGCGGCGGCGCGGCCTTCCGCAAGGAGGTGGGGCTGGAGCGGCACTTCCGGGACGCTCGGGCGGCCACCGTCATGTCGCCGACCACGGACCTGCTCTACGACTTCATCGGCAAGGCGGCGGCGGGGCTGCCCCTGTTCGAGTAG
- a CDS encoding AraC family transcriptional regulator, translated as MQRSQPTAMDVLADVLAATRIGGTLFCRSELSAPWGMLFEAAPRAGLHIIARGSCWLRTQGRGEPVHLAQGDVVLLPHGAGHSLTSALNVQPLPFLKLVGRCQVSQGSHGMSMNLEGKGPSTVLLCGAYRFEHEGIHPLLSLLPSVIHLRADAGVMSGPLESVLRLLVAEYTQPGPGTITVTARLVDVLFIHIIRGWLEQQPEGSAGWLGAVRDPQVGRALALMHGEPRRDWTVESLAAEVACSRATFARRFRELVGEPPLVYLTRLRMDVAARMLRDSDQPLAAIAERVGYASEFAFNRTFHRLRGVPPGRYREMARDAIEVSPNGGGMPMSPPAPWALPASPAEAGLGRGRRGLGERGRVARSAPGKA; from the coding sequence ATGCAGCGTTCGCAACCCACCGCGATGGATGTGCTCGCTGACGTTCTCGCCGCCACCCGCATCGGAGGCACGCTGTTCTGCCGCTCCGAGCTGTCGGCGCCCTGGGGCATGCTCTTCGAGGCAGCGCCCCGCGCGGGCCTCCACATCATCGCGCGAGGCTCCTGCTGGCTGCGCACCCAGGGCCGGGGCGAGCCCGTGCACCTGGCGCAGGGGGATGTCGTCCTGCTGCCGCACGGCGCGGGGCACAGCCTCACCAGCGCCCTCAACGTCCAGCCGCTGCCCTTCCTGAAGCTGGTGGGCCGCTGCCAGGTGTCCCAGGGCTCGCATGGAATGAGCATGAACCTGGAGGGCAAGGGGCCCTCCACCGTGCTGCTGTGCGGCGCCTACCGCTTCGAGCACGAGGGCATCCACCCGCTGCTGAGCCTGTTGCCATCCGTCATCCACCTGCGCGCGGACGCGGGCGTCATGTCCGGGCCGCTGGAGTCGGTGCTCCGCCTGCTCGTGGCCGAGTACACCCAGCCCGGCCCCGGCACCATCACCGTCACGGCCCGGCTGGTGGACGTGCTCTTCATCCACATCATCCGCGGCTGGCTGGAGCAGCAGCCCGAGGGCAGCGCCGGGTGGCTGGGCGCGGTGAGGGATCCGCAGGTGGGCCGCGCGCTGGCGCTCATGCACGGCGAGCCCCGGCGGGACTGGACGGTGGAGTCGCTCGCCGCCGAGGTGGCCTGCTCTCGCGCCACCTTCGCCCGGCGCTTCCGCGAGCTGGTGGGTGAGCCGCCGCTCGTCTACCTCACGCGGCTGCGGATGGACGTCGCCGCGCGCATGCTGCGAGACAGCGATCAGCCCCTGGCCGCCATCGCCGAGCGCGTGGGCTACGCCTCCGAGTTCGCCTTCAACCGCACCTTCCACCGCCTGCGCGGAGTGCCGCCCGGGCGCTACCGCGAGATGGCCCGTGACGCCATCGAGGTGTCGCCCAACGGTGGAGGCATGCCCATGTCTCCGCCCGCTCCGTGGGCCCTGCCCGCGTCCCCGGCGGAGGCTGGCCTGGGCCGGGGCCGACGCGGGCTCGGAGAGCGGGGGCGCGTCGCGCGCAGCGCCCCGGGCAAGGCGTGA